CGCGGCGGCGAAGCCACGCTCCACCGCGGCGCCGAGGCGCTCGCTGCTGGGGCGCACGTCGCGCCCGAGCGCAACACGCCGGCCGCCCTCTCGCCGCACCACGGTGCCGAACGCCCGTCCGATCGCCTCGCCGGTTTCATCGCTCAGCTCGGTCGCGTGGAGTCCTCGAATGTCGTACTCGCGGAAGATGTGGCGCGGAATCATGCGTCGGAGTCCTTCCTCTTGAGCCAGGCGTCGATGAACGGGTCGATCTTGCCGTCGAGCACTCCGTGGACATCGGGGATCTTCAACTCGGTGCGATGATCGTTCGCCATGGTGTAGGGCTGCAGCACGTACGACCGGATCTGACTGCCGAAATCGATGTCCTTCTTGGGGCCCGCGATCGCACTGGTCTTCGCCTTCGCCTCGGCCTCCTTGAGCACGAACAGCCGCGCCATCAGGATCTTCATGGCCGCGTCCTTGTTGCGATGCTGGCTGCGTTCGGCCTGCGATTGCACCACCAGCCCGCTCGGAAGGTGGGTGATGCGCACCGCCGACTCGGTCTTGTTGACGTGCTGGCCGCCGGCGCCACCCGCGCGCATGGTGTCG
The sequence above is a segment of the Candidatus Eisenbacteria bacterium genome. Coding sequences within it:
- a CDS encoding phosphomannomutase, with product MIPRHIFREYDIRGLHATELSDETGEAIGRAFGTVVRREGGRRVALGRDVRPSSERLGAAVERGFAAA